One genomic window of Coregonus clupeaformis isolate EN_2021a chromosome 12, ASM2061545v1, whole genome shotgun sequence includes the following:
- the LOC121578784 gene encoding LOW QUALITY PROTEIN: rootletin-like (The sequence of the model RefSeq protein was modified relative to this genomic sequence to represent the inferred CDS: inserted 2 bases in 1 codon; deleted 2 bases in 1 codon), with product MSDTENSNTDSKLEFVVQRLEESVLSKEKKLTVRGASPEDPTTCLPARVREIVTKNLNESSPGAMSSVMFVHEENRVLQVELGRLEDLLAQSRADRDELAIKYNTISERLEHALRLETGDGDQDSPESPSLAQQNVDLRKCLDEEQAAYKRKLTAYQEGQQRQAQLVQKLQAKVLQYKKRCGDLEQTLVEKSSELELHRLSGRCDMSSNSHHREEVDPCGDLENALIRLEEEQQRSSSLSAVNAMLREQLEQAGLANEALSQDIRRLTVDWSKSREELEQRESDWRREEESFHSYFSSEHSRLLSLWRQVVGFRRQVCELKSATERDLSDMRNELARTSHSIQSSCSGLSSTMRNREGGAALALEREVALRGQLELQLRERVAEMMSLQTRTDAERAKLNARRSDAVQEGERLKGQTEERDRDMAFLTRRLEEQIGNDETDMQVMRAHTETLLDTLRDIAQTVLSDGDSSSEADQENTGAPLLALLRGSSPHRSSSPQQSTSPSRYSSLAPVPEASLSALRSAVNSRHLQLQEVRGCLSSAQSSLQMLRRQLAEAESAKRETEQRSWTLQGERDGVQREKDTTQRERDRLKQDRDKLASEKMAMEKAAQTALIKAQILQMDCEKLQQAVTGPERERDHEREEKEAERQERDRAKAETERVQKQWEQSESRASVQRGELSAVRETHHQAEVERQLLEGEKAQLTEALTRAESSNAELSLLVNKLDSEEAALRDSLAKMGSMNEGLAQDKSDLNSIISQLEEEKAHLQAQKREAEQEKLTIRDELVRLEQDRLELDTAHLALHQSLQESELSRVGMEAELQSLRADRVKLQDKVTQLCGEVSSLGAELGMARGEEQRQGVALEEVGRDRAELARERTGLVVQLTASERENAMLTEELAAFRSEREALETSLFEVQQQLLQLESDREQPETEIQSLQLRCETTTAELRRVCADGENALAQSERERETLSQALSTTQQESQQALRTAITDHQEEAERLTAEKEALRHSLESEQEGALRRVRQEVEEQLLRAERDREDLRDEVRSLHHDRDQSLLQMLSQKEAEKAVLSERVSILKAELGTAALELDRLAREAAHYKAQERASVGTLTIELLELRSQLEEAGSVHDRELYRLQENCTDLQTHTDIALKELEECRASLSASEESRDQVRRDMLEMERCLNQTRDTGEGYRRDGVELRHTFCDVTKERDTLSLSNXQLRETLISADSERISVKHQCEEKEQRLAVLGESLSSAHREVTELRSCLREVERSRLEAQRELQELRRQVKVLDGEKEQKGKEVAELQTRLSLEEQREEERGREMFSLKQKLAEADTARTSIKKELSILQRHLTESELGCRGCERELTAQMQEARGCEKKLQDEARNLSLRPQTAQDSLTLSSLQLSEAQGRLAATEAELARSVAGRRELEFRLGSLQSALTRTLGIGLGGRSSASWGRSPRGSIPQQHHTDKQNPNRVTPPSPCFCLSWTLRSCAVPSETSSRSSETLEETGTRLAASWGATERAGGGDGGERLRPEPPFSATQHTAGVPEGKRGVDGRLSSTQAMLQQQEETVRRGERERRALTDRVKELERALQTAETERKHIQDQLSKQHVGEVRLEAERRRLREALEAAEARGTRMELGRRSLEGELQRFKLSLGDREAESQATQEHHDTLLKQVVEGESRVTSLQREVDRLNQALSKVQEGEACIREKTQNLSQSLQEATAAHSATQGRLAALQKTLGLAEQDRRHLKERVDGARSSLVEGKRGMVALTERVQSLQTELTQSELRQRELEAELAHTQEALRQRSASLTEAQHSAQSAQAERATAEERLRGLQRAVAMLETEKKDAERQAVHLEKDKNALWNILDKVERQKLKTEEGSMRLSAEKGRLDRSLTTAEQELQDAQRQIALLQAQLAEMEQSHSESESSVRQRDEVLREVEKLKVAQREAERILAARDRAHRHRVKGLEEQLSTLKEQLQQEMRRRQPSLPTSLISGGN from the exons ATGAGCGACACGGAGAATTCCAACACGGATTCCAAATTGGAATTTGTAGTACAG AGGCTGGAGGAGAGTGTGCTGTCTAAGGAGAAGAAGCTGACGGTCCGAGGCGCCTCCCCAGAAGACCCAACTACGTGTCTACCTGCACGGGTCCGAGAGATTGTCACCAAGAACCTCAACGAGAGCT cACCAGGAGCCATGTCCTCAGTGATGTTTGTCCATGAGGAGAACCGGGTGCTGCAGGTAGAGTTGGGAAGGCTGGAGGACCTGCTGGCCCAAAGCAGGGCGGACCGCGATGAGCTGGCCATCAAATACAACACCATCAGCGAGAGg CTAGAGCATGCGCTCCGCCTGGAGACGGGTGACGGGGACCAGGATTCACCAGAGTCTCCCAGCCTGGCTCAGCAGAACGTGGACCTGCGCAAATGTCTGGATGAGGAGCAGGCGGCCTACAAGCGTAAACTCACAGCCTACCAGGAGGGCCAGCAGAGACAGGCTCAGCTGGTGCAGAAGCTGCAGGCGAAG GTCCTGCAGTACAAGAAGAGGTGTGGAGATCTAGAGCAGACTCTAGTGGAGAAGTCCTCGGAGCTGGAGCTGCACAGACTGAGT GGTCGTTGTGATATGTCCAGCAACAGTCACCATCGAGAAGAGGTGGATCCATGCGGCGACCTGGAAAATGCTCTGATCCGGTTGGAGGAGGAGCAGCAAAG GAGCAGCAGTCTGTCTGCAGTGAACGCCATGCTGAGAGAGCAGTTGGAGCAAGCAGGACTGGCCAATGAGGCACTCAGCCAGGACATACGCAGACTCACTGTTGATTGGTCCAAGTCCAGGGAGGAGCTGGAGCAGAGAGAGTCTgattggaggagggaggaggag TCTTTCCACAGTTATTTCAGCAGTGAGCACAGTCGTCTACTGTCCCTATGGCGACAGGTGGTGGGCTTCCGAAGGCAGGTCTGTGAGCTGAAGAGCGCTACAGAGAG GGACCTGTCAGACATGCGTAATGAGCTGGCACGGACCTCCCACTCTATCCAGTCGTCCTGCTCCGGCCTTTCCTCCACGATGCGCAACCGGGAGGGAGGGGCGGCCCTGGCTCTGGAGCGGGAGGTGGCGCTGCGTGGGCAGCTGGAGCTGCAGCTCAGAGAAAGGGTGGCCGAGATGATGAGCCTGCAGACCAGGACAGACGCAGAGAGGGCCAAGCTCAATGCCAG acgGTCAGATGCTGTGCAAGAGGGGGAGAGGCTGAAGGGtcagactgaggagagagaccgagacatgGCCTTTCTGACCAGGAGACTGGAG GAGCAGATTGGGAACGATGAGACAGACATGCAGGTGATGAGAGCTCATACTGAAACACTGCTGGACACACTGAGAGACATTGCACAG ACTGTCCTGTCCGATGGGGACTCATCATCAGAGGCAGACCAGGAGAACACCGGAGCTCCTTTATTGGCTCTGCTCCGTGGCTCCTCCCCTCACCGCTCCTCGTCACCACAGCAATCCACCTCTCCTAGCCGCTACTCCTCGTTGGCACCCGTCCCAGAGGCCAGCCTGTCTGCCCTGCGCTCTGCTGTCAACAGCAGACATCTCCAGCTGCAG GAGGTCCGGGGGTGTCTGTCCTCTGCCCAGTCATCATTGCAGATGCTGCGCAGGCAGCTCGCAGAGGCGGAGTCAGCCAAGCGAGAGACAGAGCAGCGCAGTTGGACcctgcagggagagagggatggagttcagagagaaaaagacaccacgcagagagagagagaccgtctGAAACAAGACAGAGACAAACTGGCTAG TGAGAAGATGGCTATGGAGAAGGCAGCCCAGACAGCTCTGATCAAGgcccagatcctgcagatggacTGTGAAAAGCTTCAGCAGGCCGTGACG ggcccagagagagagagggatcacgagagagaggagaaggaggccgAACGGCAGGAAAGAGACCGAGCCAAGGCTGAGACAGAGCGAGT TCAGAAGCAGTGGGAGCAGAGTGAGAGCCGGGCGTCTGTCCAGCGAGGGGAGCTGTCTGCAGTGAGAGAGACCCACCACCAGGCGGAGGTGGAGAGGCAGCTGCTGGAGGGGGAGAAGGCCCAGCTCACTGAGGCTCTAACCCGG GCTGAGAGCAGTAATGCAGAGCTCTCTCTGCTGGTCAATAAGCTTGACTCTGAGGAGGCTGCCCTCCGAGACTCTCTGGCCAAGATGGGCAGCATGAATGAGGGCCTAGCCCAGGACAAgtctgacctcaactccatcatcAGCCAG ctggaggaggagaaggcCCATCTGCAGGCCCAGAAGCGTGAGGCGGAGCAGGAGAAGCTGACCATCAGAGATGAGCTGGTCCGATTGGAGCAGGACAGGCTAGAGCTGGACACCGCACACCTCGCCCTCCACCAATCACTGCAGGAGTCTGAGCTGAGCAGGGTGGGGATGGAGGCGGAGCTTCAGAGCCTCCGGGCAGATAGAGTGAAGCTGCAGGACAAAGTCACTCAG TTGTGTGGCGAGGTGAGCTCTCTGGGGGCGGAGTTGGGCATGGCCCGGGGTGAGGAACAGAGACAGGGCGTGGCCCTGGAGGAAGTAGGGCGGGACAGGGCGGAGCTGGCTAGAGAGAGGACGGGGCTGGTGGTCCAGCTGactgcatcagagagagagaacgccatgCTGACCGAGGAGCTGGCCGCATTCAG GTCGGAGCGGGAGGCCCTGGAGACCAGCCTGTTTGAGGTGCAGCAGCAGCTGTTGCAGCTGGAGTCTGACAGAGAGCAGCCGGAGACAGAGATCCAGAGTCTGCAGCTGCGCTGTGAGACAACCaccg CGGAGCTGAGGCGTGTGTGTGCTGATGGGGAGAATGCACTGGCACAGagtgagcgggagagagagactctgagccAGGCCCTGAGCACCACCCAGCAGGAGTCCCAGCAGGCCCTACGCACCGCCATCACTGACCAccaggaggaggcagagagactgACCGCTGAGAAG GAGGCCCTGCGTCACAGTCTGGAGTCTGAACAGGAGGGGGCACTACGACGTGTCAGACAAGAGGTCGAGGAGCAGCTCCTCAGAGCCGAGAGAGACCGGGAAGACCTGAGAGATGAAGTGAGGAGTCTGCACCACGACAGAGACCAGAGTCTGCTACAG ATGCTGTCCCAGAAGGAAGCAGAGAAGGCTGTGCTGTCTGAGAGGGTGTCCATCCTGAAGGCAGAGCTGGGTACTGCAGCCCTGGAGCTGGATAGACTGGCCAGAGAGGCAGCGCATTACAAAGCCCAAGAGAGG GCCTCAGTGGGAACTCTGACCATTGAGTTACTGGAGCTTCGCTCTCAGCTGGAAGAGGCTGGCAGTGTTCATGATCGGGAGCTATACAGGCTGCAGGAGAACTGCACTGacctacagacacacactgacattGCACTCAAAGAG TTGGAGGAGTGCAGAGCTTCTCTCTCAGCCAGTGAGGAGAGCCGAGACCAGGTGAGGCGGGACATGCTGGAGATGGAGAGGTGCCTCAACCAAACCCGGGACACCGGGGAGGGGTACAGAAGGGACGGGGTGGAGCTACGGCACACCTTCTGTGATGTCACCAAGGAGAGAGACACACTCAGCCTATCAAA GCAGCTGAGGGAGACACTGATAAGTGCAGATTCTGAGAGAATCAG tgtgaagCATCAGTGTGAGGAGAAGGAGCAGCGGCTGGCTGTTCTGGGGGAGAGCCTGTCGTCTGCCCATAGAGAGGTGACGGAACTCCGCAGCTGTTTGAGAGAGGTCGAGAGGTCACGACTGGAGGCCCAGAGAGAGCTGCAGGAGCTACGCAGACAG GTGAAGGTGCTTGATGGAGAGAAGGAACAGAAAGGGAAGGAGGTGGCTGAGCTGCAGACGCGTCTCTCcctggaggagcagagagaggaggagagaggaagggagatgtTCTCTCTCAAACAGAAGCTGGCCGAGGCAGACACAGCCAGGACCTCCATCAAGAAAGAG ctGTCCATCCTCCAGAGGCATCTGACAGAGTCAGAGTTAGGCTGTCGGGGTTGTGAGAGGGAGCTGACAGCCCAGATGCAGGAGGCCCGGGGCTGTGAGAAGAAGCTCCAGGATGAGGCCAGGAACCTGTCCCTGCGGCCCCAGACAGCCCAGGACTCCCTCACTCTGTCTAGCCTGCAGCTCAGCGAGGCCCAGGGCCGCCTGGCAGCCACCGAGGCAGAGCTGGCCAGGTCCGTAGCCGGACGCAGGGAGCTGGAGTTCCGCCTGGGCAGCCTGCAGTCGGCGCTGACCCGTACACTGGGCATCGGGCTGGGGGGCCGGAGCAGTGCCAGCTGGGGCAGGAGCCCCAGGGGGAGCATCCCACAGCAGCATCACAC AGACAAACAAAATCCT AACAGGGTGACACCCCCCTCCCCATGCTTCTGCCTCAGCTGGACCCTGAGAAGCTGCGCTGTGCCCTCCGAGACTTCCTCCAGGAGCTCCGAGACTCTCGAAGAGACAGG GACGAGGCTCGCTGCCAGTTGGGGGGCTACAGAGCGAGCTGGAGGAGGTGACGGGGGAGAGAGACTCCGCCCAGAACCGCCTTTCTCAGCTACACAACACACTGCAGGAGTGCCAGAGG GTAAGCGTGGTGTTGACGGGCGTCTGAGCTCCACCCAGGCCATGCTCCAGCAGCAGGAGGAGAcggtgaggaggggagagagggagaggagggcccTCACTGACAGAGTCAAGGAGCTGGAGAGAGCCCTGCAGACTGCAGAGACGGAGAGGAAACacatacag GACCAATTGAGTAAGCAGCATGTGGGCGAGGTGCGTCTGGAGGCTGAGCGGAGGCGCCTGCGGGAGGCCCTGGAGGCTGCTGAGGCACGGGGGACCAGGATGGAACTGGGGAGACGCAGTCTGGAGGGGGAGCTGCAGAGATTCAAACTGAGCCTGGGGGACAGGGAGGCCGAGAGCCAGGCCACCCAGGAGCACCATGACACACTACTCAAACAG gtggtggagggggagagCCGTGTGACGTCACTCCAGAGAGAAGTGGACAGGCTGAACCAGGCTCTGTCTAAAGTCCAGGAAGGAGAGGCCTGTATCAGAGAGAAGACCCAGAACCTCTCCCAGAGCCTCCAGGAGGCCACGGCTGCCCACAGCGCCACCCAGGGGCGCCTGGCCGCACTGCAGAAGACCCTGGGGCTGGCCGAGCAGGACCGCAGGCATCTAAAG GAACGAGTGGATGGAGCGCGGTCATCCCTGGTGGAGGGGAAGAGAGGCATGGTGGCCCTCACTGAGCGAGTGCAAAGCCTTCAGACTGAGCTGACCCAGAGCGAGctgagacaaagagagctggagGCAGAGCTGGCCCACAcacaggag GCCCTGCGTCAACGGTCCGCCAGTCTGACAGAGGCCCAGCACAGTGCCCAGTCTGCCCAGGCAGAGAGAGCGACTGCAGAGGAGAGGCTGCGGGGGCTGCAGAGGGCCGTGGCCATGCTGGAGACAGAGAAGAAAGATGCGGAGAGACAGGCTGTCCACCTGGAGAAGGACAAAAATGCACTGTGGAATATACTGGACAAG